From the Brassica napus cultivar Da-Ae chromosome A8, Da-Ae, whole genome shotgun sequence genome, one window contains:
- the LOC106360653 gene encoding vegetative cell wall protein gp1 yields the protein MAEKGKEKVTMMKLKVDLDCAKCYKKVKKVLCKFPQIRDQIFDEKSNIVIIKVVCCSPEKIMDKLCSKGGGSIKTIEILEPPKPPQPQPQPPPQKPKDAPKAPEKPKEPEKPKEPEKPKQPEKPKEPEKPKQPEKPKEPEKPAAPKAAPAPAPAPAPAPAPAPAPAPAPAPVPKQPGPPPQMVPIMPPGQPAAMCCGPYYGGYGCGPTFNGYGMPPPQPYECYGRPVYDSWGGGPPPSYRQCHLTRCDYFSEENPQSCSIM from the exons ATGGCCGAGAAGGGCAAGGAAAAG GTAACTATGATGAAGTTGAAGGTGGATCTTGATTGCGCCAAGTGTTACAAGAAGGTCAAGAAGGTTCTTTGCAAATTCCCTC AAATCAGAGATCAAATATTTGATGAAAAGTCCAACATAGTCATCATCAAGGTGGTTTGCTGCAGCCCTGAGAAGATCATGGACAAACTTTGTTCTAAAGGTGGCGGCTCTATCAAGACCATCGAGATCTTAGAACCACCAAAGCCGCCTCAGCCACAACCCCAACCTCCTCCCCAAAAGCCCAAAGATGCTCCCAAAGCTCCTGAGAAGCCTAAGGAGCCTGAGAAACCTAAAGAGCCTGAAAAGCCAAAGCAACCTGAAAAGCCTAAAGAACCCGAGAAACCTAAGCAACCCGAGAAGCCTAAAGAACCCGAGAAACCTGCTGCTCCCAAAGCAGCACCCGCACCTGCTCCAGCACCCGCACCTGCGCCAGCACCAGCACCGGCACCTGCTCCAGCTCCCGCTCCTGTCCCGAAGCAGCCTGGACCTCCGCCACAGATGGTGCCAATAATGCCGCCGGGGCAGCCAGCAGCCATGTGTTGTGGGCCCTACTATGGTGGTTATGGATGTGGGCCAACGTTCAATGGATATGGAATGCCGCCGCCTCAACCGTACGAGTGCTACGGCCGACCAGTCTACGATAGCTGGGGAGGAGGACCACCACCTAGTTACCGACAATGCCACCTCACCAGATGCGATTACTTCAGCGAAGAGAACCCACAGAGCTGCTCCATCATGTGA
- the LOC106360649 gene encoding pentatricopeptide repeat-containing protein At4g16390, chloroplastic: protein MSFHLCSSPSSLLHDPNLFSVHPKPTPRTFVSSYNPNSPPFHSRNLLQIIHVSIQEAVPQETHIEKPKLDAASKRNAWVNPKSPRASQLRRNSYDSRYSSLVKLAESLDACAPNEADVSHVITKFGSNLFEQDAVVTLNNMTNPETAPLVLINLLETVKPSREVILYNVTMKVLRKSKDLDKAEKLFDEMLQRGVKPDNATFTTLISCARQCGLPKRAVAWFEKMPSFGCEPDNVTLAAMIDAYGRAGNVEMALSLYDRARTEKWRIDAVTFSTLIRIYGYNGNYDGCLNIYEEMKSLGVKPNLVIYNRLLDSMGKAKRPWQAKIIHKDLISNGFEPNWSTYAALVRAYGRARYGDDALVIYREMKEKGLELTVILYNTLLSMCADIGYVDEAFEIFQDMKSCGTCEPDSWTFSSLITVYSCCGRVAEAEAALLEMREAGFEPTLFVLTSVIQCYGKAKQVDDVVRTFDQVLELGIEPDDRFCGCLLNVMTQTPREEIGKLIECVEKAKPKLGHVVKMLVQDESCEEGVLKKEASELIDSVGSDVKKAYLNCLIDLCVNLNKLEKACEILQLGMECDIYSSLQSKSATQWSLHLKSLSLGAALTALHVWMNDLTEAALASGEEFPPLLGINTGHGKHKYSDKGLAAVVESHLKELNAPFHEAPDKVGWFLTTSVAAKEWLESRRSSGEVSA from the coding sequence ATGTCATTTCATCTGTGCTCCTCTCCTTCATCACTCCTCCACGATCCTAATCTCTTCTCAGTTCACCCGAAACCCACTCCAAGAACTTTCGTTTCCTCTTACAACCCCAACTCTCCTCCCTTCCACTCCAGAAACCTTCTCCAAATAATCCACGTGTCAATACAAGAAGCGGTTCCGCAAGAAACCCACATCGAAAAACCCAAACTTGACGCGGCCTCCAAAAGAAACGCCTGGGTGAACCCCAAGAGCCCTAGAGCTTCTCAGCTCCGTAGAAACTCCTACGACTCGAGGTACTCTTCTCTCGTCAAACTAGCCGAGTCTCTAGACGCGTGTGCCCCAAACGAGGCTGATGTCTCTCATGTAATAACTAAGTTCGGTAGTAACCTCTTTGAGCAAGACGCCGTTGTTACCCTCAACAACATGACAAACCCAGAAACCGCGCCTCTTGTGTTGATTAATCTTCTCGAGACGGTTAAACCGAGCAGGGAAGTGATTCTCTACAATGTCACAATGAAGGTGTTGAGGAAGTCCAAGGATCTCGACAAGGCCGAGAAGCTGTTCGACGAAATGCTCCAGAGAGGAGTTAAACCGGACAACGCAACGTTCACCACTTTAATCAGCTGCGCTAGGCAGTGTGGTTTACCTAAGAGAGCTGTTGCGTGGTTTGAGAAAATGCCTTCCTTTGGCTGTGAGCCTGATAACGTCACTTTAGCTGCTATGATCGATGCTTATGGGCGTGCTGGTAACGTCGAGATGGCGTTGAGCTTGTATGACCGTGCAAGGACTGAGAAATGGCGTATTGACGCTGTTACCTTTTCGACTTTGATTAGGATATATGGTTATAATGGAAACTATGATGGGTGTCTCAACATCTACGAAGAGATGAAGTCTCTTGGTGTGAAGCCAAATCTGGTTATATACAATAGGTTGTTGGATTCTATGGGTAAAGCCAAGAGGCCCTGGCAGGCGAAGATTATCCACAAGGATCTTATTAGCAATGGGTTTGAACCGAACTGGAGTACTTATGCTGCTCTTGTTAGAGCCTATGGTAGAGCTCGTTATGGGGATGATGCGCTTGTTATCTACAGAGAGATGAAGGAGAAAGGATTGGAGTTGACTGTGATTCTCTACAATACTCTCTTGTCCATGTGTGCTGATATCGGATACGTGGATGAGGCCTTTGAGATTTTTCAGGATATGAAGAGTTGTGGGACTTGTGAGCCGGACAGCTGGACTTTCTCTTCGCTCATCACTGTGTACTCTTGCTGTGGGAGGGTGGCTGAGGCTGAGGCGGCTCTGCTTGAGATGAGAGAAGCTGGTTTTGAGCCTACTCTGTTTGTGCTCACGTCGGTGATCCAATGTTATGGGAAAGCCAAGCAGGTTGATGATGTTGTGAGGACGTTTGATCAAGTGTTGGAACTTGGTATAGAGCCAGACGACAGATTCTGTGGTTGCCTTCTGAATGTAATGACTCAGACACCGAGGGAGGAAATTGGTAAACTCATTGAATGTGTGGAGAAGGCTAAGCCAAAGCTTGGTCACGTAGTAAAGATGCTGGTTCAGGATGAAAGCTGCGAGGAAGGGGTGTTAAAGAAGGAAGCATCCGAGTTGATTGATTCCGTCGGCTCTGATGTGAAGAAAGCATATTTGAATTGCTTGATTGATCTCTGTGTCAATCTCAATAAGTTGGAGAAAGCTTGTGAGATTCTACAACTGGGGATGGAGTGTGACATTTATTCAAGTCTCCAATCGAAATCTGCTACCCAATGGTCTTTGCATCTGAAAAGTCTCTCTCTCGGGGCAGCTCTAACCGCTCTTCATGTTTGGATGAACGACTTAACTGAAGCAGCTCTGGCATCCGGAGAAGAGTTCCCTCCGTTGCTTGGAATCAACACTGGACATGGGAAACACAAATACTCAGACAAAGGTCTAGCAGCTGTTGTTGAGTCTCACTTAAAGGAGCTTAATGCTCCCTTCCATGAAGCTCCAGATAAGGTTGGTTGGTTCCTGACTACAAGTGTTGCGGCAAAGGAATGGTTGGAGTCTAGACGTTCATCAGGAGAAGTTTCTGCATAG
- the LOC106360652 gene encoding uncharacterized protein LOC106360652, with protein MEIQARLKEYKLHFMVAIIMSVLVSALVYAAPRILDILAYFWPLFASTAAFLAVAITFGGFQQFSEEATGEGIMEYVAGRPDDSHKYD; from the coding sequence ATGGAGATTCAAGCAAGACTGAAGGAATACAAACTCCATTTCATGGTCGCAATCATCATGAGCGTGCTTGTGTCGGCCCTCGTGTATGCAGCACCAAGAATTCTCGACATATTAGCTTATTTCTGGCCTCTGTTTGCGTCAACGGCCGCCTTCTTGGCGGTGGCAATCACCTTCGGCGGCTTTCAACAGTTTTCAGAAGAAGCTACTGGCGAGGGAATCATGGAATACGTCGCCGGACGGCCTGATGATTCTCACAAGTACGATTGA
- the LOC106360651 gene encoding transcriptional adapter ADA2b isoform X2 encodes MGRSRGNFHNFEDPTQRTRKKKNAANVENFESSSMGTEGGGKYNCDYCQKDITGKIRIKCDVCPDFDLCVECMSVGAEITPHKCDHAYRVMGNLTFPLICPDWSADDEMLLLEGLEIYGMGNWAEVAEHVGTKSKEQCLEHYRNIYLNSPFFPLPDMSHVAGKNKKELQAMAKGRIEEKKEQNMKEEYPFSPPKVKVEDTQKESHTDRSFGGKKPVVAPGNNSLVELSNYNHKREEFDPEYDNDAEQLLAEMEFKDNDTPEEKDLKLRVLRIYSKRLDERKRRKDFILDRNLLYPNPFEKELSQEEKMQCRRLDVFMRFHSKEEHAELLRSVVSEYRMVKRLKDLKEAQMAGCRSTAEAERYLARKRKRENEEGMMNRGKESGQFGAGEMGTRPPVQASSSYVNDLDLIGFTESQLLSESEKRLCSEAKLVPPVYLHMQQVMSHEIFKGNVTKKSDAYSLFKIDPTKVDRVYDMLVKKGIAQL; translated from the exons ATGGGTCGCTCTCGTGGGAACTTCCACAATTTCGAAGACCCTACCCAAAG aacgaggaagaagaaaaatgcGGCTAATGTGGAGAACTTTGAGTCTTCCTCTATGG GAACGGAGGGAGGAGGGAAGTACAACTGCGATTACTGCCAGAAAGACATTACTGGCAAAATCAGGATCAAGTGTGATGTCTGTCCTGATTTTGATCTCTGTGTTGAGTGTATGTCTGTTGGAGCTGAGATCACTCCTCACAAATGTGATCACGCCTACCGTGTTATG GGAAATCTAACTTTCCCGCTTATTTGTCCCGACTGGAGTGCGGATGATGAAATGCTTCTCCTGGAG GGACTTGAAATTTATGGAATGGGAAACTGGGCAGAGGTGGCGGAGCATGTGGGAACAAAGAGTAAAGAACAGTGTCTCGAGCACTACAGAAACATTTATCTGAACTCGCCCTTCTTCCCACTTCCA GATATGTCACATGTAGCAGGGAAGAACAAGAAAGAACTTCAAGCCATGGCCAAAGGACGCATCGAAGAGAAGAAAG AGCAGAACATGAAAGAAGAGTACCCCTTTTCTCCTCCTAAAGTCAA AGTTGAAGACACACAAAAAG AGTCTCATACAGACAGGAGTTTTGGAGGAAAGAAACCTGTTGTTGCCCCTGGAAACAACTCTTTGGTTGAATTGAGTAACTACAACCACAAAAGAGAAGAGTTCGACCCTGAATATGACAACGATGCTGAGCAGCTCTTGGCTGAGATGGAGTTCAAAGACAACGATACTCCTGAAGAAAAAGACCTCAAGCTCCGTGTCTTGCGTATATATTCCAAAAGGCTTGATGAGAGGAAACGTAGAAAGGACTTCATACTAGACAGAAACCTCTTGTACCCAAATCCCTTTGAGAAGGAGCTGTCTCAGGAGGAGAAAATGCAGTGTCGGCGTTTAGACGTGTTCATGCGTTTTCATTCAAAAGAGGAGCATGCGGAGCTACTCCGCAGCGTTGTGAGCGAGTACCGCATGGTGAAACGGCTCAAAGATCTCAAG GAAGCTCAAATGGCAGGGTGTCGCTCCACGGCTGAAGCAGAGAGGTACCTGGCGAGGAAGAGGAAGCGAGAGAACGAAGAAGGGATGATGAACAGAGGGAAAGAGAGCGGTCAATTTGGTGCAGGGGAAATGGGAACTAGACCACCTGTGCAAGCATCTTCAAGCTATGTCAATGATCTGGACCTGATTGGGTTCACGGAGTCGCAACTGCTCTCTGAATCC GAGAAGCGTCTATGCAGCGAGGCCAAGTTGGTTCCACCGGTTTATCTACATATGCAACAAGTGATGTCACATGAGATATTCAAAGGGAATGTGACGAAGAAGTCTGATGCATATAGCTTGTTCAAGATTGATCCGACCAAAGTGGACAGAGTTTACGATATGCTTGTGAAGAAAGGTATTGCTCAGCTATAA
- the LOC106360651 gene encoding transcriptional adapter ADA2b isoform X1: MGRSRGNFHNFEDPTQRTRKKKNAANVENFESSSMVTGTEGGGKYNCDYCQKDITGKIRIKCDVCPDFDLCVECMSVGAEITPHKCDHAYRVMGNLTFPLICPDWSADDEMLLLEGLEIYGMGNWAEVAEHVGTKSKEQCLEHYRNIYLNSPFFPLPDMSHVAGKNKKELQAMAKGRIEEKKEQNMKEEYPFSPPKVKVEDTQKESHTDRSFGGKKPVVAPGNNSLVELSNYNHKREEFDPEYDNDAEQLLAEMEFKDNDTPEEKDLKLRVLRIYSKRLDERKRRKDFILDRNLLYPNPFEKELSQEEKMQCRRLDVFMRFHSKEEHAELLRSVVSEYRMVKRLKDLKEAQMAGCRSTAEAERYLARKRKRENEEGMMNRGKESGQFGAGEMGTRPPVQASSSYVNDLDLIGFTESQLLSESEKRLCSEAKLVPPVYLHMQQVMSHEIFKGNVTKKSDAYSLFKIDPTKVDRVYDMLVKKGIAQL; encoded by the exons ATGGGTCGCTCTCGTGGGAACTTCCACAATTTCGAAGACCCTACCCAAAG aacgaggaagaagaaaaatgcGGCTAATGTGGAGAACTTTGAGTCTTCCTCTATGG TTACAGGAACGGAGGGAGGAGGGAAGTACAACTGCGATTACTGCCAGAAAGACATTACTGGCAAAATCAGGATCAAGTGTGATGTCTGTCCTGATTTTGATCTCTGTGTTGAGTGTATGTCTGTTGGAGCTGAGATCACTCCTCACAAATGTGATCACGCCTACCGTGTTATG GGAAATCTAACTTTCCCGCTTATTTGTCCCGACTGGAGTGCGGATGATGAAATGCTTCTCCTGGAG GGACTTGAAATTTATGGAATGGGAAACTGGGCAGAGGTGGCGGAGCATGTGGGAACAAAGAGTAAAGAACAGTGTCTCGAGCACTACAGAAACATTTATCTGAACTCGCCCTTCTTCCCACTTCCA GATATGTCACATGTAGCAGGGAAGAACAAGAAAGAACTTCAAGCCATGGCCAAAGGACGCATCGAAGAGAAGAAAG AGCAGAACATGAAAGAAGAGTACCCCTTTTCTCCTCCTAAAGTCAA AGTTGAAGACACACAAAAAG AGTCTCATACAGACAGGAGTTTTGGAGGAAAGAAACCTGTTGTTGCCCCTGGAAACAACTCTTTGGTTGAATTGAGTAACTACAACCACAAAAGAGAAGAGTTCGACCCTGAATATGACAACGATGCTGAGCAGCTCTTGGCTGAGATGGAGTTCAAAGACAACGATACTCCTGAAGAAAAAGACCTCAAGCTCCGTGTCTTGCGTATATATTCCAAAAGGCTTGATGAGAGGAAACGTAGAAAGGACTTCATACTAGACAGAAACCTCTTGTACCCAAATCCCTTTGAGAAGGAGCTGTCTCAGGAGGAGAAAATGCAGTGTCGGCGTTTAGACGTGTTCATGCGTTTTCATTCAAAAGAGGAGCATGCGGAGCTACTCCGCAGCGTTGTGAGCGAGTACCGCATGGTGAAACGGCTCAAAGATCTCAAG GAAGCTCAAATGGCAGGGTGTCGCTCCACGGCTGAAGCAGAGAGGTACCTGGCGAGGAAGAGGAAGCGAGAGAACGAAGAAGGGATGATGAACAGAGGGAAAGAGAGCGGTCAATTTGGTGCAGGGGAAATGGGAACTAGACCACCTGTGCAAGCATCTTCAAGCTATGTCAATGATCTGGACCTGATTGGGTTCACGGAGTCGCAACTGCTCTCTGAATCC GAGAAGCGTCTATGCAGCGAGGCCAAGTTGGTTCCACCGGTTTATCTACATATGCAACAAGTGATGTCACATGAGATATTCAAAGGGAATGTGACGAAGAAGTCTGATGCATATAGCTTGTTCAAGATTGATCCGACCAAAGTGGACAGAGTTTACGATATGCTTGTGAAGAAAGGTATTGCTCAGCTATAA
- the LOC106360651 gene encoding transcriptional adapter ADA2b isoform X3: MGRSRGNFHNFEDPTQRTRKKKNAANVENFESSSMVTGTEGGGKYNCDYCQKDITGKIRIKCDVCPDFDLCVECMSVGAEITPHKCDHAYRVMGNLTFPLICPDWSADDEMLLLEGLEIYGMGNWAEVAEHVGTKSKEQCLEHYRNIYLNSPFFPLPDMSHVAGKNKKELQAMAKGRIEEKKEQNMKEEYPFSPPKVKVEDTQKDRSFGGKKPVVAPGNNSLVELSNYNHKREEFDPEYDNDAEQLLAEMEFKDNDTPEEKDLKLRVLRIYSKRLDERKRRKDFILDRNLLYPNPFEKELSQEEKMQCRRLDVFMRFHSKEEHAELLRSVVSEYRMVKRLKDLKEAQMAGCRSTAEAERYLARKRKRENEEGMMNRGKESGQFGAGEMGTRPPVQASSSYVNDLDLIGFTESQLLSESEKRLCSEAKLVPPVYLHMQQVMSHEIFKGNVTKKSDAYSLFKIDPTKVDRVYDMLVKKGIAQL; this comes from the exons ATGGGTCGCTCTCGTGGGAACTTCCACAATTTCGAAGACCCTACCCAAAG aacgaggaagaagaaaaatgcGGCTAATGTGGAGAACTTTGAGTCTTCCTCTATGG TTACAGGAACGGAGGGAGGAGGGAAGTACAACTGCGATTACTGCCAGAAAGACATTACTGGCAAAATCAGGATCAAGTGTGATGTCTGTCCTGATTTTGATCTCTGTGTTGAGTGTATGTCTGTTGGAGCTGAGATCACTCCTCACAAATGTGATCACGCCTACCGTGTTATG GGAAATCTAACTTTCCCGCTTATTTGTCCCGACTGGAGTGCGGATGATGAAATGCTTCTCCTGGAG GGACTTGAAATTTATGGAATGGGAAACTGGGCAGAGGTGGCGGAGCATGTGGGAACAAAGAGTAAAGAACAGTGTCTCGAGCACTACAGAAACATTTATCTGAACTCGCCCTTCTTCCCACTTCCA GATATGTCACATGTAGCAGGGAAGAACAAGAAAGAACTTCAAGCCATGGCCAAAGGACGCATCGAAGAGAAGAAAG AGCAGAACATGAAAGAAGAGTACCCCTTTTCTCCTCCTAAAGTCAA AGTTGAAGACACACAAAAAG ACAGGAGTTTTGGAGGAAAGAAACCTGTTGTTGCCCCTGGAAACAACTCTTTGGTTGAATTGAGTAACTACAACCACAAAAGAGAAGAGTTCGACCCTGAATATGACAACGATGCTGAGCAGCTCTTGGCTGAGATGGAGTTCAAAGACAACGATACTCCTGAAGAAAAAGACCTCAAGCTCCGTGTCTTGCGTATATATTCCAAAAGGCTTGATGAGAGGAAACGTAGAAAGGACTTCATACTAGACAGAAACCTCTTGTACCCAAATCCCTTTGAGAAGGAGCTGTCTCAGGAGGAGAAAATGCAGTGTCGGCGTTTAGACGTGTTCATGCGTTTTCATTCAAAAGAGGAGCATGCGGAGCTACTCCGCAGCGTTGTGAGCGAGTACCGCATGGTGAAACGGCTCAAAGATCTCAAG GAAGCTCAAATGGCAGGGTGTCGCTCCACGGCTGAAGCAGAGAGGTACCTGGCGAGGAAGAGGAAGCGAGAGAACGAAGAAGGGATGATGAACAGAGGGAAAGAGAGCGGTCAATTTGGTGCAGGGGAAATGGGAACTAGACCACCTGTGCAAGCATCTTCAAGCTATGTCAATGATCTGGACCTGATTGGGTTCACGGAGTCGCAACTGCTCTCTGAATCC GAGAAGCGTCTATGCAGCGAGGCCAAGTTGGTTCCACCGGTTTATCTACATATGCAACAAGTGATGTCACATGAGATATTCAAAGGGAATGTGACGAAGAAGTCTGATGCATATAGCTTGTTCAAGATTGATCCGACCAAAGTGGACAGAGTTTACGATATGCTTGTGAAGAAAGGTATTGCTCAGCTATAA